The proteins below come from a single Parageobacillus toebii NBRC 107807 genomic window:
- a CDS encoding S8 family peptidase translates to MNKQTLFAITAGVAILFIMIAAIVTTYRPTVHHEETNQLRPKPAPYVATTPRSHPTVVTLNSLAMGEKIKNKLNSHPKIIKIDHNGRDKSHYFNHEITVRFRKLPTAQELQRIERAIAGKLINQFDHFFIFRSNSKTYHELRYYFQSIPTVAYSEPNYIYLQNEIPNDLLYSRYQWNLPAIDTEAGWRLSRGKKSVTIAIIDSGVDLDHPDLVHRLQKGYNVLADNAIPEDDNGHGTHVAGIIASQPNNGEGVAGMTWFNAIMPIKALNSEGYGTAFDVAKGIRWAVDHGAKVINLSLGNYQPSTVLEEAIRYAYDRDVVLVAASGNDNTAQPSFPAAYPEVISVGAVNPDLSFAHYSNYGTYLDVVAPGTNIASTFSQHRYAALSGTSMAAPHVTALAGLIRSMNPHLTNDDVKQIIIKTAADLGENGKDPYYGYGLINVYRALEQASSWR, encoded by the coding sequence ATGAATAAACAAACTCTTTTCGCTATCACTGCTGGAGTTGCTATTCTTTTTATTATGATTGCAGCAATTGTGACGACATATCGTCCGACAGTCCACCATGAAGAAACGAATCAGTTAAGACCGAAACCAGCCCCTTATGTGGCAACGACGCCCCGTTCCCATCCGACTGTCGTTACATTGAATAGTCTAGCAATGGGCGAAAAAATCAAAAACAAGTTAAACAGCCACCCGAAAATAATAAAAATCGATCATAACGGCCGCGACAAAAGCCATTATTTTAATCATGAAATTACGGTTCGGTTTCGAAAGCTTCCTACAGCACAAGAGCTCCAACGAATAGAACGAGCAATCGCCGGAAAATTGATCAATCAGTTTGATCATTTTTTTATCTTTCGTTCTAACAGCAAAACATATCATGAATTACGCTATTACTTTCAATCAATTCCAACGGTTGCCTACAGTGAACCAAATTACATTTATTTGCAAAACGAAATCCCGAATGATTTATTATATTCACGTTATCAATGGAATTTGCCAGCAATCGACACCGAAGCAGGCTGGCGGTTGTCTCGAGGAAAGAAAAGCGTCACCATTGCCATTATTGATAGCGGCGTTGATTTAGATCATCCCGATCTCGTTCATCGCCTGCAAAAAGGATATAACGTTCTCGCGGATAATGCCATTCCCGAAGATGATAACGGTCACGGTACGCACGTAGCGGGCATTATCGCCTCACAGCCAAACAACGGTGAAGGTGTTGCCGGAATGACATGGTTTAATGCAATTATGCCGATCAAAGCATTAAATTCAGAAGGATATGGAACTGCCTTTGACGTGGCAAAAGGGATTCGCTGGGCGGTAGATCATGGGGCAAAAGTCATCAACTTAAGTCTTGGGAATTATCAGCCGTCCACTGTATTAGAAGAGGCCATCCGTTATGCATATGATCGCGATGTCGTACTCGTTGCCGCCTCCGGAAACGATAACACCGCACAGCCTAGCTTTCCGGCGGCATATCCTGAGGTCATCAGCGTTGGTGCTGTTAATCCCGATCTTTCTTTCGCACATTATTCTAATTATGGAACGTATTTAGATGTGGTAGCACCAGGAACAAATATTGCCAGCACTTTTTCACAGCATCGATATGCAGCACTTTCTGGGACATCCATGGCTGCACCGCACGTAACTGCATTAGCTGGTCTCATTCGTTCAATGAACCCGCATCTTACGAACGATGATGTAAAACAAATCATTATCAAGACAGCTGCTGACCTAGGGGAAAATGGAAAAGATCCGTATTATGGATATGGTTTAATCAATGTATATCGCGCACTAGAGCAGGCAAGCAGTTGGCGTTAA
- a CDS encoding YitT family protein yields MLKKMTITIIGSMFLAIGINVFLVPHHLLDGGIIGISLIIKYIWHVKVGLTMVLLSIPLYIMAWFYYRPFFYNSLHGLLFSSLMIDIFSVLRGIIILDPMISSVIGGGLVGIGIGIMLREETSTGGTDLLAQFIAKMTNWNVGIIIFIMDALIITVGSFIIDSTSFLYSLVVVTIVGIATTMLTQTGGWRHHVM; encoded by the coding sequence ATGTTAAAAAAAATGACTATTACTATTATTGGAAGTATGTTTCTTGCAATCGGGATTAATGTTTTTTTAGTTCCCCATCATTTGTTAGATGGGGGGATTATTGGAATTAGTTTAATCATCAAATATATTTGGCATGTAAAAGTAGGATTAACGATGGTTTTATTAAGTATTCCCCTTTATATTATGGCTTGGTTTTACTATCGCCCGTTTTTTTATAATAGCCTTCATGGTTTACTGTTTTCCTCATTGATGATTGATATATTTTCCGTGCTGCGCGGCATCATTATCCTTGATCCCATGATCAGTTCCGTCATTGGCGGGGGGTTGGTCGGCATCGGAATCGGCATCATGCTGCGCGAAGAGACGAGCACAGGAGGCACGGATTTATTAGCACAATTTATTGCGAAAATGACAAATTGGAATGTCGGGATTATTATTTTTATAATGGATGCGCTTATTATTACGGTTGGGAGTTTCATCATTGATTCCACTTCGTTTCTTTATTCGCTTGTTGTAGTAACGATAGTAGGCATCGCGACAACTATGTTAACACAGACAGGCGGATGGAGACACCATGTTATGTAA
- a CDS encoding amino acid permease has product MKTATKTMVAPSAASLSESGLRRKLKTRHLTMISLGGTIGTGLFLASGGAVHTAGPGGALAAYIAIGIMVYFLMTSLAEMAAYMPVSGSFSTYATKFVDPALGFALGWNYWYNWAITIAAELSAVTMIMKFWFPHSPSLLWSALCLSIMFLLNYLSVKGFGEAEYWFSLIKVATVIVFLIVSFLMIFGIMGGEAIGFKNFTIGDAPFHGGFMAMLGIFMAAGFSFQGTELLGVAAGETEDPEHSIPRAIRRVFWRILLFYVLAILAIGLLIPYTDERLANGDVTVSPFTLVFDKAGIAFAASVMNAVILTAVLSAGNSGMYASTRMLWDLAREGKAPKFLAKLDKRGVPVNALIVTSLIGTLAFLASFFGDGVVYTWLLNASGMSGFIAWIGIAISHYRFRKAYIAQGKSLDDLPYKAKWFPFGPIFAFIVCAIVILGQNYQAFIGETIDWYGVLVSYIGLPLFIIVWLGYKFVKKTKIVPLHECDLEQK; this is encoded by the coding sequence ATGAAAACAGCAACAAAAACAATGGTTGCTCCTTCTGCAGCTTCCCTTTCTGAGAGCGGATTGCGGCGAAAACTAAAAACACGCCATTTAACGATGATTTCCCTCGGAGGAACAATCGGTACAGGTTTATTTTTGGCAAGCGGCGGAGCAGTGCATACGGCAGGACCCGGTGGAGCACTTGCGGCATATATAGCCATTGGCATTATGGTGTACTTTTTAATGACAAGCCTTGCGGAAATGGCGGCATACATGCCTGTTTCTGGATCTTTTAGCACATATGCAACGAAATTCGTTGATCCTGCATTAGGGTTTGCATTAGGATGGAATTATTGGTACAACTGGGCGATTACGATCGCCGCGGAACTATCTGCGGTCACGATGATTATGAAATTTTGGTTTCCACATAGCCCATCGCTTTTATGGAGCGCGCTTTGCTTAAGCATTATGTTTCTTTTAAATTACTTATCGGTGAAAGGATTCGGAGAAGCGGAATATTGGTTTTCCCTCATTAAAGTGGCAACTGTCATCGTGTTTTTAATTGTCAGCTTCCTGATGATTTTCGGAATCATGGGCGGTGAAGCGATTGGCTTTAAAAACTTTACCATTGGAGATGCCCCGTTTCACGGCGGCTTTATGGCCATGTTAGGAATCTTTATGGCGGCGGGATTTTCCTTTCAGGGAACGGAATTGTTAGGGGTCGCTGCTGGAGAAACAGAAGATCCGGAACACAGCATTCCCCGCGCCATTCGCCGGGTGTTTTGGCGCATCTTGTTATTCTATGTATTAGCTATTTTGGCAATCGGCTTGTTAATCCCTTATACAGACGAAAGACTTGCCAACGGCGATGTTACAGTTAGCCCGTTTACACTCGTATTCGATAAAGCTGGAATTGCCTTTGCCGCTTCGGTAATGAACGCCGTCATTTTAACTGCTGTATTATCGGCAGGCAACTCCGGCATGTACGCGTCTACCCGCATGCTTTGGGATTTAGCCCGTGAAGGGAAAGCGCCAAAATTTTTAGCGAAACTGGATAAACGCGGAGTTCCAGTGAATGCGCTTATTGTCACTTCATTAATAGGAACGCTTGCCTTTTTAGCTTCTTTCTTTGGCGATGGTGTCGTTTATACATGGTTATTGAACGCTTCCGGAATGTCAGGGTTTATTGCATGGATCGGTATCGCTATCAGCCATTATCGATTCCGTAAAGCGTACATTGCTCAAGGAAAAAGCCTCGATGATTTACCGTATAAAGCGAAATGGTTCCCGTTCGGTCCTATTTTTGCATTTATTGTTTGCGCGATTGTTATTTTAGGACAAAACTATCAAGCATTTATTGGCGAAACGATTGACTGGTACGGGGTTCTTGTTTCGTATATTGGCCTGCCGCTCTTTATTATCGTCTGGCTCGGGTATAAGTTTGTGAAAAAAACAAAAATCGTTCCGTTGCATGAATGCGATTTGGAACAAAAATAA
- a CDS encoding twin-arginine translocase TatA/TatE family subunit, whose translation MNIGFGEIALIVFFALLIFGPKKLPELGQAAGKTLREFKNATKGIIDDEEQKVQK comes from the coding sequence ATGAACATCGGGTTTGGAGAAATTGCCCTTATCGTTTTTTTCGCGCTATTAATTTTTGGCCCAAAAAAATTGCCGGAATTAGGACAAGCGGCTGGAAAAACGTTGCGTGAATTTAAAAATGCGACAAAAGGAATTATCGATGATGAAGAGCAAAAAGTACAAAAATAA
- a CDS encoding H-type small acid-soluble spore protein, whose translation MEVIRAKQIAKSGKIVPVTYEGQQVMIQHVDEEREMARIYKKNRPEEEIEVPVRLLQEQ comes from the coding sequence ATGGAAGTCATACGTGCAAAGCAAATCGCAAAATCGGGAAAAATCGTGCCAGTCACATACGAAGGGCAGCAGGTAATGATTCAACACGTGGATGAAGAACGGGAAATGGCGCGTATTTATAAAAAAAATCGCCCAGAGGAAGAAATAGAAGTACCCGTTCGTCTTCTGCAAGAACAATAA
- a CDS encoding acyltransferase family protein, which translates to MSERDYYFDNAKCALMLLVVFGHFLRPYIDNVLWVHSLYIWIFFFHMPAFIFISGYFAKKFHEQGYLKKITKKLLLPYLIFQLLYSVYYYFLYQKDSIEFDLLTPQWSLWFLISLFSWNLLLWIFAKIPKHVSLLLALLLGVGAGMIEAEKWLSISRTFTFFPFFLLGFFLQKKNIERLFTWRVRLFSLFALVGMFIMIHFGFPDLPQEWLYGSKSYDTLGVPEEKGVFVRLVIYGASTLMMVSFLSLIPNRRFSFSVLGARTFYIYILHGFILKYLHETKLPDFIMSIHGYPLLLGLSVIVVLVLGSKPIVRIMRPLLEWQFPKKKQAVS; encoded by the coding sequence ATGAGCGAACGCGATTATTACTTTGACAATGCAAAATGCGCACTGATGCTTCTTGTCGTGTTCGGTCATTTTCTCCGCCCGTATATCGATAATGTGCTCTGGGTGCATAGCTTATATATTTGGATTTTCTTTTTCCACATGCCGGCGTTTATTTTTATCTCAGGTTATTTTGCTAAAAAATTTCATGAACAAGGATATTTAAAAAAGATAACAAAAAAATTATTGCTTCCCTACCTTATTTTTCAACTGTTGTATTCGGTTTACTATTACTTTTTATATCAAAAAGATTCCATTGAATTCGATTTGCTCACTCCCCAATGGAGTCTATGGTTTTTAATTAGCTTATTTAGTTGGAATTTGTTATTATGGATCTTTGCCAAAATCCCAAAACACGTTTCACTATTGCTTGCCCTTCTCTTAGGAGTAGGAGCGGGCATGATCGAAGCAGAGAAATGGCTAAGTATATCGCGTACGTTTACGTTTTTCCCATTCTTTTTATTAGGATTTTTCCTTCAAAAAAAGAATATTGAACGATTATTTACATGGCGCGTACGTTTATTTTCACTATTTGCACTAGTCGGGATGTTTATCATGATTCATTTCGGTTTTCCTGATTTGCCGCAAGAATGGCTATACGGTTCCAAATCATACGATACGCTCGGCGTACCAGAGGAAAAAGGAGTTTTCGTGCGCCTGGTTATTTATGGCGCAAGCACTCTGATGATGGTCAGTTTTCTCTCGCTTATTCCAAACCGTCGTTTTTCTTTCTCGGTGTTAGGCGCAAGAACATTTTATATTTATATTTTGCACGGGTTTATTTTAAAATACTTGCATGAAACAAAACTTCCAGATTTTATTATGAGCATTCACGGTTACCCGCTATTACTAGGATTGTCCGTCATCGTTGTGCTTGTTCTTGGAAGCAAACCGATTGTACGCATTATGCGCCCACTTTTGGAATGGCAATTTCCGAAAAAGAAACAGGCTGTTTCTTAA
- a CDS encoding transposase, with protein sequence MGKIRKTYDAKFKKKAVDLYWKEGMGYKTVSKELGIDESMVRRWVKRYEQEGMKGLEEKRGKAKGPGKGRPRTRPEDPETKIKRLEAEVKMLKKLLKR encoded by the coding sequence ATGGGGAAAATACGAAAAACATATGATGCAAAGTTTAAAAAGAAGGCTGTGGATTTATATTGGAAAGAGGGCATGGGATACAAAACGGTGTCTAAAGAATTAGGGATTGATGAATCCATGGTACGTCGATGGGTGAAACGCTATGAACAGGAAGGAATGAAAGGGCTAGAGGAAAAACGAGGAAAGGCAAAAGGACCAGGCAAAGGAAGACCAAGAACTCGCCCAGAAGATCCTGAAACGAAAATCAAGCGCCTTGAGGCGGAAGTAAAGATGCTAAAAAAGCTCTTAAAGAGGTGA